The nucleotide sequence TTCTCTTGGCATGGCGCCATTTTTCCTTAACTCAAAGTGTCCAACAGCTCTATGGAGGAGCTCAAAGCAGGagtcttctttctttgttccaaGTCCTCTAACCAGCAGAGCCACCAGGCGGGAGATGGGTGTCTGGCCTTTTAAGTTGATGACTCTGACCTCAGCACCATAGTCAAGAAGGATGCTGACACTCTCAAGATTTCCCTTCATGGCAGCCCAGCTGAGCGGTGTATCGTTGTTGTAATCCAGGGCATTGACGGATGCCCCACTCTCTAGGAGAGCCCGCACACACTCAGCATTGTTCTTAAAGGCTGCCCAGTGAAGCGGGGTGTCTCTGTTGCCATCCAGTGCATTGGGGTTTGCACCATATTCCAACAGGACCTCTACACAAGCCTCATCTTTCTCTGCGGCATAGTGGAGGGCTGTCCGGTTGTAGCCATCCAGGGCATTGACctacagaaggaaggagggggttACAGTGGGCAACAATGCCTGTGTGATGCGCCCACTCCCTTCCTCATGCAATGCTCTCAACAATGAGGCAATGTGCAATTCCCCAGAGGTCCTGGTGATCGAGAGGAGATGACACAGATAAGGAACAATAGGAACTGAGAACAGCCAGCTCTCATCCCACCAGGCTGGCAGGACTGCCGTGTGTGTCTACTTCTCTACACTAGAGTCTGCCACACAGTAGGGACTGAAGAGGGAAAAGATGAAGTCCAAGTCTCTAACACTGCTCTGAGAGAAATTCTCCATTGTCTACCCCGACACTTTCTATATCCTGTGATTAGTGGacaccagaaagaaaaacaatgaagtcaAAACTCTGTCCTTTTAGCTTTGTTGTGTTCTTTAAGATTGCAGATGAACTCATGTGGAGGAAAAGCACAAACTTCCCGTGCTGAAATGGCAGGTGCCTCACTGAGCCAATCCTTACCTCAAACTCCCGATCTACAGAGCTCCTCCACACCGTACGGTGCACTGGAGCCAAAGCAAACTGCTTACTGGAGCTTTCTCTGTCAGCCTCACCGTCCCTTGGTAAAACCGGTTTTTCACCTCAGGGTCACTTAATTACAAAAAGGTTTAACCACGGGATTATAGACTAGCTAGTGCTGCAGACAGCAGCATGGGTGTATGGAGAGGTCACGGTGGGacttgctgcttctgcttcctgtccagCGTGTTTGGGACTGCACGCCGGGGGGCTGGATGGCTTGTCTGATTCAGATTAGCACTCACTACCTGCAAGACTGCTCACCAACAAACAAAGCTGCCAGATCAATTTGTCATGTACGTTCTTAGCAACTGCTATAAGCCAGCGATCCAAACACTTTATAACCTTAAGGCATACCCTTtttatagatggggaaactgaggcaaagacaGGGTTTAAGGAatctgttcaaggtcacacaaccGAAGGCACCTGGGCTGGAAGTAGAATCCATGAAATTGGTTCCAAAGTCCTTTTGGGGAGGAGGGCTAGCCAGCTTCGAAGTCTTGTTATAGATCCAAGCTGGCTTCCACCTTACAGTCCTTTGACTTACCCCTCCCAGTGCTAGGGTCACAGGTGAAcacatgccatcatgcctggctccgAGTCCGTTCTTTCAATCATTCTTTATATTACGCTGCTTCTTGCCAGTACCAAGAGTCTACttccaaaaattttatttttatcttaagatGCAATTACAAAGAAGACAATAATCTCCAGAATTTCACATGTCTAAGAATATCTTACATGGCTTAGAATTAATTGGAGTTGAGAAGCCTCCGGACTTATGGTGACTGTATAGTCCACAGAAGAGGAGTCAACGGAAATATGAACAAACCCCAGGAGGTaggcagggaaggaaagagaaataaaactcaTTTTTGGAGCCATGCACAGCTtaagtgaattttttaaaaaaggcaaaggGATAAAATCCTTAGAATGATCCTATGGATTTATGATTATACCTGGCTTTGGTAACATATGCCAATGTCACCAGGAGTTGCAAAGTAACCTGGAAGGTGCGAAGGGAAATTCTAGGAAACATGAggtcaagtgtttttttttttttcattttgttgttgttgtttttggtttttctagacaaggttcctctgtgtagctttgcgccttttctggaactcacttggtagcccaggctggccttgaactcacagagatccacctgcctctgcctcccgagtgctggcattaaaggcgtgcgccaccaccgcccggtcgaGTTTTTATGACTCACTAATGTGGAAGTGTTGGAAACGTCACTCACCTCCGCCCCCTTTTCCAGCAGTAACTCCACGCAGTCGGCATCCGACACCATGCAGGCACAGTGCAGGGGCTTCAGTGTTCCGTGGGTGCAGTTCACATCTGCTCCCTGTGGGAAGAAGTTCAGAAGCCACAGAAGGGActtgatgggggcgggggggggggggggcactcctCAGCCTCAATATACTTTAACTCCAAGTACCAATTATTTCTAGTAATGAAGTCCAGTACTCAAACCCAGGGAATattgaagaggaagaaaaggaagtcatTTCTCCAGATGAAGCTATTAAATTTTTCCACAACACAGCCTGCCAAAGTGCCCCTCCCTCCCGGACACCTCTGAGGACATGGCCTTATGTGTAAAAGCTGTGGGAAAGCTGGCCCAGCCTCCCACTTTCTATGGCCACTGTGCTCTGCAAGTTATGAAAATGAGTCCCAGCCTGAGGCCAGAACTATCAGCCTCTTTTTACAATTCAACAAATGACGCTAACCATCAGGCTGTCTTAATGGCGTGTTTACAGACTCTTCAAGGTGGCCCGAGTCTCAGCATTACTCCTAGTCTGGCTCAGGTGAGCCATTCCCACCAGCAGCAGAGCTGGAATGAGAACAGACAAGTTCCCACTGCCCAGACTTCCCTCCCCACTGCGCTGAGAACGAGCTATGGCACGCCTTCCTTCGCCTGTGTGCTACTGACCCAAAGAGAAGATCCGCACGTTGCTGTTTTAAACCATGTAGTGTGGAGGAACCACATGGTCACATTTTCCAAAACATTACTCTCTCTCTAACTTCTCCTCTTCAAAGGAGGAAGGGTACCGAAGCTTTCCAGGGTACTAGTCATGTAACAGAGTTACTGGCAGCAGtgcttagagatcagagaaagtgtttccttccttttaaaggaAGTGAGACTTACTTTTAattatgcatgtgcgtgtgcgtgcgtgtgtgcgtgtgtgcgtgtccATCCTTGCATGAGTTTCTCCCCGTGAGTGCATGTGTCTGCAGAGGTCCGAagaggcatcagagcccctggagatTCAGTCACAGGTGGCCGTGAGCCGCCTGACATGGGGCCCACTCTCCATCACTGAGTCTCTCTCAGGTCTCTAATTCTCTTGACCGGTAATTACTACACACTTCAGGGCACAGGGTCTGCCATGGAACTAAAACTAGCAGCTGTTGTAACCAAGCAGGAAAGTGAAATCTCTCCCTGCAATCACCATCGCCCAGGTCTGAAGGAAAGCTCCAAGGATTTAAAACCTGACCCCTACTTTGCTTGCCTCCTAAAACCCTCCGTAACACGTGGGCAGAAGACTTTGAGCTGCATGGCTTTCACATATGTGCATGCTCCATATCCTGTCAggttaaaaaaaccaaaaacatgcaAGAAGGGTTatctagaatatattttatgaaggaaaacatcaaggcCATAAAGGCAGATGAAACAAAAGTTAGGGAGCACGTATTTTAATGATCATGCTAACACTGATGAGCATGGAGTGTGTGCTCAAATCAAGGCTGCAGCTCAAACACCTATGGCAGTTTAGCAGGGATTCTCCCACTTCCCCTTTCAAAGGTCTGCTCTATCAAGAATGGGCCACTCACCCCTCTGATGAGGTCCTCTACGTTGTCATGTGGGAAGGAGCGGATGGCAGCGATTGTTCGGATCAGGCGTTCTGAGAGGGAGTATTTGCTCTGAATGCTCTGCATAATATACCACATACTGGAACTCATCAAGGCTCAGAGTATGTTCACATGCTCCAGACTGCCTGAAACAAAGAAGTTTTAGGCATATACAATATCGCCGAGTATACCTGTCCTCAGAGTTAAGCATTTTCTGAGGGTTTTTCCATTATAAAAAGTTGTCAAGGAGCTCAGTGATTAATCAATGCCACCTCCTGTAATAGTAAGGCAGATTACAATACCTGCTAAGATGTTAACTAAACCTGGATACTCTCTGATGCCTAGGACAAGATCTCCCTAAGAGGTCTGATACTAAGATCCCCCATGGGGCGCCACATGGCTAGCAAGGAGTAAGAGTtgaaggctgaaacaggaagcACTCTTTTCCGactctgaatttttgtttttattatcagTATCACCTCCAGGTTCCTTACAATATAGCTGTGCACACATTGTTGTTTTTCCATCTGAATTAAAATCAACTGGCCAGATAGGACACTGTCTTCTACTGTCCTGTTCAGTAAAGCCAACCACCACCTCCCGTAAGATGTAGACATTTAACACATATTGGTTGCTTAACAGGCTATGGAGATGCTCTCAGTGCCTGTGAGAAGAGGGAGGCTATGGAACAAACATATCTTGATGAAAGTCAtctgtgaaatattttcaaatatttagcaaaaaaaaacaagaaataagttAACATTCTAAATTAAGGAAGAAAGTGAGTGTATAACCACACTGGAATCAACCTAAAAAGTTCATACCAATAAAATATGCGTTTAGTTATTGGAAATAAACAGATTTAAACTAAAAGCATTTTAATAACTGACTAGTCAATGCACCTGACAAATATATTTGTGCAGATGTGTTGAAACCACATTAGGGCAGAGAATTCTaggatgaaaagagaaaatattctacATACTTAGATTTATAATAAAAGTTTTAACAATATAAGATGTGTTAAATGATACATCTTAAAATGACAGCCAATAAAGTGATATGTTCTTTATGAAAAAAGCACCTATCAAAAACTGGAGTAAAagttggcagtggtggtgcatgcctttaatcccaggtagaggcaggtgggtctctgaattccaggccagcctgatctacagggagttcctggacagccagggctacacagagaatcaatctcaaacaaaacaaaacaaacaaaaaacctggaggAAAAATAATAAGCAGCTCCAACTCTTTGGTGTATTTGCTTAGGaatctgtgtttttattaaatatcaaCCCCTCAAGAGTTAAGGTAATGGGAGGCTTTTATAGTAATGCCTGGTACATGAAGGTCCgcaacacacattttttaaactaataCTTGACTTGGCTTCATACTACCCATCACCCAGGATCCACGCACCAAACCTCTGGATCAGCAAAGTTGCTGTCAAGGTGGGACCCGGAAGCAAAAGCTTTTTTACTTTGGAACCTAACCGTTTTTGTCATGACACATGCAATTACTAATAACATGactatggaaaaaaaatgtgttcagtaATTCTGTATTATAGATTTGTTTTTGTGATGGGGTATCCCTTTATACACTGTATAATATAGTATAAACTCTGATAGTTTCTTTCTGCTAACCAGTAGCCTTTTCTATCTATCTCAAGGTGTCCAAGGCTGTGGGTCCCGCTTGGTATTAGAGTGGctgctccttggaatttggcaaATCCTTTTCTCAACTCCTAGCACTCAAAATAAACTCACTCTCCTCAAAATAAACTCactccctcaccccccaccccccaccccccctcagcCTCCCTCATCAGATCATCAACATCTGTACCTTACACTTTGTAGCAAAGGGAacaaaagcgggggggggggggggggggggggtgcgcgcgcgcgcgcgcgcgtgtgtgtgtgtgtgtgtgtgtgtgtgtgtgtgtgtgtgtgtgtgaaatggggGGTGGAGTgtgaaatggggggtggggacgTGCAACGTGCCGCAAAGGTAGGTTTGTCCGGGGGTCCCAACACTGGTGTGGACAGAGGGGACAAAACCCAGGCTATCTAAAGGGGAAGGCGTGGACTGGTGTGGTTGTTAAGTTTCTGGTACATAGTTAAGTAGACGGCACTAAACCCTGCACTCATTTTACGAGTGTTCCTGGATTCCTGGTTCCTGGAACCCTAATCCAGCACGGCTAGCAGGTGTTCACCTCCTGCAGCCGTGAAGCTCCAGGTGGAAACAGTGGGACAGCATTCGCAATCAGGACCAGTCAGGATCGTCTAAGTCTCCACGCCCCTCAGTTTCCTCAGCTGGTGCTCACCCGCCCCATGCCCTGAGCTCTTTCCCTATGGAATGCACAGCAAAcacctttatttaaaaagaagaaaaagaaggaggaggaggaagaaggaggaggagggagaggaggaggaggagaaggaagaagaagaagaagaagaagaaggagaaggagaaggagaaggagaaggagaaggagaaggagaaggagaaggagaaggagaaggagaaggagaaggagaaggagaaggagaaggagaagcagaagcagcagcagcagcagcagcagcagcagcgcagaAAGACACTCAGCAGACGCCACCGCTGCTGCTCTGGGCAGGCCTGGGCCTCGCCGCCACAGGGACCATCGACCCGGACGGGGACACCCAACCCCATGACACCTGCTGCTGGAGGCTCGCGGCCGCTGGGCCTGGCGGAGCCCAGGGCCCGGGGGACAAGGGCACGCCATGCCAGGACTGCGGTGTCCCTCGCGGCGGCGGAGACCCCAGGGGCTCGCAGCAATCCCGGGGAGCCTCAGCCTGCACCCCGGGGCGCTGACACCGACTTGTCCCCGCCCCCACCACCCGCCCAGGCCGGGAAGGGGAGGCCCGCAGCCCTTGGCGGGTGGCCAGGGACGTTCCTGGCTGCGGGGCTCCCGGCTGGGGACCCGGCTTCCCACCGTCCCGCACCCACCCACGGCCGCACTCACCGAACCGTGGGCAGAGCTCGGTCCGGGAAGCCGCTGTCAAGCCGTGACCCGGAAGCAGAAGCGGCCCGCGGCAGCCCTATGTTTTCAAGCGCAAGACGGCCCGGGGTGCGTCGGCGCGCCTGCGCGCTGGCCAAGGCGAGAGAGCCGAGCGCGCCTGCGCGGACTCTCGACGCCGGGAAGGTACTTAGGTCTTTCCTAGGGTCTAGGGGCTCGGGGGCTGTGTTCCTGTGCTGCCTAAAAGCGGCGGGTGCAGGCGCAGTCTCAAACTCGCCCCAGCCTTGGGCCCCGTCCTGGCCCCATGGTGGGAAAGAAACACGGATCTCGGCTTTCAAGCCTAGTCTATAAGGCTGCGTCTGCGCAGACCCGGCCAGTGTAGGACCGTCCCACCGGCGGCCTCCCTGTGTCCGCGTCCAAAACACGGTCCTGGACACCTCGTCCTCACACCGCTCTTCTGCTTTGCACCATCCATTTCAGAGTACAAGCGTCCCATACCTgacccagtgaggggctggtgaCTGCCTCTCTACTCTTGATCTGATTAACCCAGGGTATTTGAACCACCGCTCTCTCTCTTGAGAATTCACACACAACAAAAGCAGGTTTCCACCTGGGCCCGGCAGAGAGGACGGGGTCAGAGGATCCAGCAAGACAAAGCACTTTATATAACCTGGAGGGTGGCGTCCACCTCTCTTCGGAGGTTCTGGGCCCTGACAGCCCTGGTTCAATGCCATGCACCATAAAGAACAAGGCTAGGGCTATGGTTCTGAGAGTGATTTATTATTTCCCTCAGTTTCTCTGAGTATTAACTCCCTCGATGTGGGCTCTAATGATACTTAAAAATCCTTCtatttttagaaatttcttttttatgtagttCCAGAGCAAAAGGACTTGCTTCCAAAATGCTTACCCATTGCCCAAATGAGAATAAGTATATGGCTATCGTGATGCTACCGTACTACAAAATGGAGCCCGCGAGCACTTCATTACAAAATTGCAAAGTCTATAGTATCTGTTCCACTTTTGCTTCTGCTGGTGCCTCCTTTCTAAAGGAAGATAAAGACAACGACGATTCTcagttttaagtttgttttttttttctgttttaagttttaatattgTAGTTGgctgttttgctcttttggggaggcCTACCACGCAggtcccaaataaaccacacatggaggcttattcttaattttaaatgcccggccttagcttggcttgttgctagccagcttttcttaaactaGCCTGtcaaccttttgcctctgggcttttacctttttctatttctgtatatctttctctctctctctcttttttttttttaagattggactgtaggcaagcctaaattttcttttctcctcattttttaaaaaaatgatttatttattatgtatacagtgttctgcctgcacaccagaagtgggcaccagatctcattacagatggttgtgagccaccatgtggttgctgggaattgaactcaggtcctctggaagagcagcctgtgctcttaacctctgagccatctttccagccccatatatctttcttttttactccattgctagttgtgtagctgggtggctaacCCCTTGTGTCCTCCTCCTCTCGCTCCCTCTCggtttcctcccagatttctccttctatttattctctgccagccccacctactctttcttgctattggccattcagctcttaattagaccatcagatgttttagacaggcactgtaacacagcttcatagaattaaacaaacaatgcagcataaaagaatgcaacacatctttgcattattaaatgttccacagcataaacaaatgtaacacatcttagaataatattctacaacatattatagggaaaaggggctggctaaagaaacccagcCTGACCCTAGagcccagaaccagtgaaagaaacacatccAAGATCTGGGACCtaagccagagaaagaaacagtttatccccaaacccagaaacaaagaaacatgtcctgactctgaaaccagtgccaaagaaatacactttgtccctagaatcagagccagtgaaagaaatatgccctggccttagaattagaaccaaaaagctaagaaaggccagtgaaagaaacacagtttgactctgaaatcagggccatctctgtccctaacccacaaaactaaccaatccctgagcagaaaaaactaaccaatccctggacAAAAAAAATCTTCTCCATGGAGAAACTCCACCCCCAAgagatcctatataaaccaccctgcctgttcAGCTGTGAGCTGTTCTTTCCCatcctggtagaggcagccactctcctggactccttcccaaataaatctctttctcaaaagagccTTGGGTGTGAAGATCGTCATTCATCCGGGCAGAgaagaagaaccttgctaagtgaagcaaaagaagctcTGTTGGGAAGCCCCTGAAATGGAGGCTGAGCAAAGCTCAACTGTAGCAACTctctaggagaggagcaggattgctgtatCCTGCGATGAGACCATCCCCCACGGCACCCCAACTCCAGGAACAGTCAGGACATCTTCCCCTCCAGAGCTGGGCTGTCCCAttgcagctccagcctccagagctgtcctagcagctcccgGTGTCACCTGACTCTGAACAGTCAGAATATCTTTCCCCCAGAGTTGCAACACTTGCCTACACATATTacttttgttataaaaatattcaaacatacagaaaaaactagaaagaatagtaaaatgaatctttttttttgggggggggggtgttcgagacagggtttctctgtagctttggagcctttcctggactagctctgtagaccaggctggcctcgaactcacagagatccacctgcctctgcctcccgagtgctgggattacaggcgtgtgccaccaccgcccagtgtaaAGTGAATCTTTATAACCATCACCCATTTGTAAAACATTGTCTGTCTGTCACATTTAAAatctaactttatttttctcttgttcatTTTTCAAGATTTAGCTtgttattggttttcttttcttttttttccagacaaacTACTAAAAAATGTGTGTAATTTCTGCtgctttgggggattttttttttccaagaagactCAATTATTTGTCTTGATGGTTTCCCCCTACCCAATTCATTCCCCAAATCTATTGACTGATAAATACTAAAGACTATAAATTATGAGGAAAAACTGGTATTTTATAAAGGTATGAATGATTGCATTTTGCCAGTAGGTGATGAAATAAACTACCCATACAGGTTGTTTTGACGTGTCTTGGAGACCTGCATCACAACAAAAGTAAGTTTTAGATTTGCCCATTACAGAACATTCACTGACCTCTTCTTACAGGCTCAGTTTTTCAGGGAGCAGAGATGAAGTGTGGCTCCTTTTGATGAAGGATTGGAAGGCAAACTTGATCATTGTGATTGCAGTTAAGGACCATCACATCGACAAAGTCAATGTTGACGAATCATTCTACCCCAAAAGGAAACCAAGGGAgtataggaaggagagagagatctgtgaCAAGTTTTATAGGGAAAAATCTGTGCTGTTGAGTCCCCTCTGTCTGCCCACCCAAATACTTCTTTTTCCTCAAGCATAAAAATGAACTTCTTTGGCACTGGAGAGTTCAAAAAGTGTTCCCTGTTGCTAGAAAGTCAAGAACTACATCAGCATTTTTGCCTGACGTAAGAAAAAGAAGACTGCAGCTGCAGAGATGGATTTATCTCACCAAATGTGGGCCACAAAGAAGACAGACAATACCGAGTTGCCTACTGTCCAAAGAGAGGTCTAGAGGCATGGAGGAACCGGATGGCCTGAAGTTGGAAATAGATAAAGGAATCCTGAAATGCATAGTTGGTTGTAGGCCACCACTTCCATGTCTTTTTAGGCCAAATGCATTTACTTAAGAGGGCTCTGATGATAGGAATCTCCAAAGAACTGTCAAAGGCttcctttaggaaaaaaaatcagcttctGCCATCTATTAGATACAGTGCTGGCCTTTCAAAGAGCAGCCCCTGGACTCTGgtgtcctgcctcctcccacttTTACACAAGCAGATGGAATAGCATTGGCCAATGGGGAGGGG is from Peromyscus maniculatus bairdii isolate BWxNUB_F1_BW_parent chromosome 20, HU_Pman_BW_mat_3.1, whole genome shotgun sequence and encodes:
- the Asb8 gene encoding ankyrin repeat and SOCS box protein 8 produces the protein MSSSMWYIMQSIQSKYSLSERLIRTIAAIRSFPHDNVEDLIRGGADVNCTHGTLKPLHCACMVSDADCVELLLEKGAEVNALDGYNRTALHYAAEKDEACVEVLLEYGANPNALDGNRDTPLHWAAFKNNAECVRALLESGASVNALDYNNDTPLSWAAMKGNLESVSILLDYGAEVRVINLKGQTPISRLVALLVRGLGTKKEDSCFELLHRAVGHFELRKNGAMPREVTKDQQLCEKLTVLCSAPGTLKTLARYAVRHSLGLQYLPDAVKGLPLPASLKEYLLLLE